TACAATATTTTAGAAAGCCGGATGATGAAATTAATAGTAAGATTTCTGAGTTTTCACAAAGAGTTGTTCAATTAGGGTGGTCTCTTCGTTTTATTTCAACAAGTTTACAGGAAATGAGTAAGCTTTTATTTGAGTTGATGACAGTTGAGAACACGGATGAGGAGAAAATGACGTTAGTCTGGGCGTTTGATAAATGGATTGCTCCAATTAACAGTGAAGTTCTTTATCACTATGCATCTTCTTGGGAGCGAACTGTTTCTCTTCAAAAAATAGCTTTACAAGAATTATCTGCACCGCTTATTCCTGTTTTTGATAATATTACCGTTATGCCTTTAGTAGGAACAATTGATACTGAGAGAGCAAAACGAATTATGGAGAACTTGTTACAAGGTGTTGTTAAACATCGTGCTGAGGTTGTGTTAATCGATATTACGGGAGTTCCAGTAGTTGATACAATGGTTGCTCATCATATTATTCAAGCATCTGAGGCAGTTAGGTTAGTTGGTGCAAAATGTTTATTGGTTGGGATAAGACCGGAAATTGCTCAAACAATTGTCAATCTGGGGATTGATTTAAGTCAAGTTATTACGAAGAATAGTCTTCAAAAAGGAATAGAATCTGCATTGGAAATGACAAATCGTCAAATCGTATCCTTGGAGGAATAACTAATGAATGCTAGAATACCAATCTTAAAGCTTCATAATTGTTTGCTTATCTCAATTCAGTGGGAGTTAGATGACCAAACTGCTCTACAATTTCAGGAAGATCTTCTTCATAAAATTCATGAGACAGGTGCAAATGGGGTTGTTATTGATTTAACGTCAGTTGATGTTATTGATTCTTTCATCGCAAAGGTCCTGGGTGACGTAATTAGTATGTCGAAGCTTATGGGAGCAAAAGTTGTATTAACAGGAATACAGCCTGCTGTTGCCATTACATTAATTGAGTTAGGCATCCAGCTTGAGGATGTACAAACAGCTTTAGACCTAGAAAAAGGGCTTGAAACATTACAGCGGGAGTTGGGGGAGTAAAGCATGGAAAACCAATCCTGTGTTAAAATTGTCACCGAATGGGACATTGTAGCAGCCCGCCAACTTGGTCGGAATGTTGCAAAAGAGCTTGGCTTCGGTACAGTGGATCAAGCGAGAATTACTACTGCTATATCCGAACTAGCTCGTAATATATATCTATATGCAGGGCAAGGGGAGATGCGTATTGAACGCATTAATGACCTTGGAAAAAGTGGTTTGAAAATAACAGCCATTGATAATGGACCGGGAATTCCTGATATTCGAAAAGTGATGGAAGACGGGTTTTCTACTTCTGGAGGTTTGGGTGCAGGTTTGCCGGGAGTCAAACGTCTAATGGATGAATTTGATATTTCTTCCACAGTAGGTGAAGGAACAGATATTCAGGCGGTGAAATGGCTTCGGTAGGAGGACGTAAATGGATTATCGTGATTTTCTTGAGACAAAATATTCGGAGCTATTAAGAAATTACTTAAATGAACAAACAGAAACAGCACTTTATCAAGGACAAAAATTCAGTCGAAAAACGATTGAACATCAGATTCCACCTGAAGAAATCATTAGTACACATAGGAAAGTTCTTCAAGAGCTTTTCCCTGATATACAGCAAGAGGTTTTATCTTCATTAGATTTCCTGCTTGAGGTGATGATGGGATACGGATTAGCCTATCAAGAACATCAGAGTTTGAGAGACCAGCAGCTAGAGATTAGATCTGAAATCCAAATTGCCGCAAATGTTCAGCAAACACTGTTAGAGACATCTGTTCCTGCTATTGATTCTCTGGATATTGGAGCCATAAGTGTTCCTGCAAAGCAAATGAATGGAGATTATCATCATTTTGTTCAGGATGAACAAGGAATAAGTATCGCGGTGGCAGACGTTATTGGAAAAGGAATTCCGGCAGCGTTGTGTATGTCTATGATTAAATATGCGATGGATAGTTTTCCGGAATCACGTAAAAATCCAAATCAAATCCTGGAAAATTTAAATAGAGTGGTTGAACGGAATGTAGATCCGAGCATGTTTATAACGATGTTTTACGGAATGTATAATACAGTTGACCACTTATTCACATATGCTTCAGCGGGACATGAACCGGGGTTTTATTACCATTCTTCAACCGGAGAGTTTGAGGATCTTACTGCTAAGGGTCTTGTTTTAGGGATCGATCAAAACTACAAATATAAGCAGTATCAGAAGAATGTTAAACCAGGAGATATGGTAGTCCTATTATCAGATGGAGTAACAGAATCCAGGACTGACGAAGGGTTTGTTGAAAGATCAGCAATTACAGATTTAATTCATCAGAATATAGATCTATCGTCACAGCAGATTGTAGAAAAATCTACAGGCATTTTGAAAAAATGCAGGATTTCCAATTAAGGGATGATTTTACATTAATAATTATTAGAAGAATGGTTTAGCAGTATCTTTTACAGGGTATGTAATAGCATAAAAGTTCTTTTGAGGTGATAACGGGTGAATTTAAAAGTAGAAATAAATAAACTTGGAGAACAAGCGATTGTCTCCGTCGCAGGTGAAATTGATGCTTATACAGCACCTAAGTTAAGAGAAGCCATCATACCATTAGCGGAAGAGCCGAATCCTAATATTACAATTAATTTAAAAAATGTATCTTATATGGATAGTACGGGTTTAGGTGTGTTTGTTGGTTTGTTGAAAAGCGTAAGAAAAAACGGTGGGCAGTTAAATTTAGTAGAATTATCAGATCGTCTGGAGCGCTTATTTAGTATAACTGGACTAAGTGACATCATTGATATATCTTCAAAATCAGAGGGTGGGGTACAATGAAGCAATTAGTAGATTATATAGAGATGAAGGTTCCAGCCAAACCAGAATATGTAGGTATCATTCGTTTAACCCTCTCTGGGATTGCTAGTAGAATGGGATATTCATATGATGATATTGAAGATTTGAAGATTGCTACAAGTGAAGCTTGTACAAATGCTGTTCAGCATGCATATAAGAACAATGAAGAGGGCGAAGTGGTCGTTGGATTTGGTTTATATGAAGATCGCTTAGAAGTAATGATTGCTGATAATGGCAAAAGCTTTGATTTTGAGAAAACTAAAGATGAACTTGGTCCTTATTCTGCTTCAAGTCCAGTAGACCAACTTCCCGAAGGAGGTTTAGGTCTCTATTTGATGGAAACGCTCATGGATGAAGTCCGTGTCCATGTTAACGCTGGGGTAACGGTCTTCATGATCAAGTATTTAAGCGGGGAGCGAATAGATCATGGCACAACCATCTCAAAATATGAAGCTAACTAAAGAAGAGGTGAACGAGTTAATACTAGACTTTCAGAAAACAGAAAGTAAAGTAGCCCAATTGGCACTCGTTGAACACTATA
This Metabacillus endolithicus DNA region includes the following protein-coding sequences:
- a CDS encoding STAS domain-containing protein, with the translated sequence MSQDSNPFLTFIQINREELIIKWEEKMKNVDDQKVSNVISDQVYTNICNEYINILLQYFRKPDDEINSKISEFSQRVVQLGWSLRFISTSLQEMSKLLFELMTVENTDEEKMTLVWAFDKWIAPINSEVLYHYASSWERTVSLQKIALQELSAPLIPVFDNITVMPLVGTIDTERAKRIMENLLQGVVKHRAEVVLIDITGVPVVDTMVAHHIIQASEAVRLVGAKCLLVGIRPEIAQTIVNLGIDLSQVITKNSLQKGIESALEMTNRQIVSLEE
- a CDS encoding STAS domain-containing protein, with the protein product MNARIPILKLHNCLLISIQWELDDQTALQFQEDLLHKIHETGANGVVIDLTSVDVIDSFIAKVLGDVISMSKLMGAKVVLTGIQPAVAITLIELGIQLEDVQTALDLEKGLETLQRELGE
- a CDS encoding anti-sigma regulatory factor, which translates into the protein MENQSCVKIVTEWDIVAARQLGRNVAKELGFGTVDQARITTAISELARNIYLYAGQGEMRIERINDLGKSGLKITAIDNGPGIPDIRKVMEDGFSTSGGLGAGLPGVKRLMDEFDISSTVGEGTDIQAVKWLR
- a CDS encoding anti-sigma factor antagonist, with amino-acid sequence MNLKVEINKLGEQAIVSVAGEIDAYTAPKLREAIIPLAEEPNPNITINLKNVSYMDSTGLGVFVGLLKSVRKNGGQLNLVELSDRLERLFSITGLSDIIDISSKSEGGVQ
- the rsbW gene encoding anti-sigma B factor RsbW, with the protein product MKQLVDYIEMKVPAKPEYVGIIRLTLSGIASRMGYSYDDIEDLKIATSEACTNAVQHAYKNNEEGEVVVGFGLYEDRLEVMIADNGKSFDFEKTKDELGPYSASSPVDQLPEGGLGLYLMETLMDEVRVHVNAGVTVFMIKYLSGERIDHGTTISKYEAN